In Rattus norvegicus strain BN/NHsdMcwi chromosome 1, GRCr8, whole genome shotgun sequence, a genomic segment contains:
- the LOC134485003 gene encoding sperm motility kinase 3A-like translates to MSFGSKRASERLRSQGSSCTESFCSQYLVLNTIGHGFHAAVKLAVHRLTGTPVAVKMILKRQQWCQQVTSEVEIMMRINHPNIVSLIQVIDTEKITYLIMELAKGNQLYSHIKEAGHLQEDEARGIFRQLLSAVGYCHEEGIIHRDLKPDNLLVDTKGRIKIIDFGSATQVRPGQKLRTPYGTYAFSAPELLLGKFYEGPKVDVWALGVILYYMTVGKVPFEAASIPLLRRQIVLGTCVVPPGLSEELQDLLSLLLKVNSQQRPTIPDLLTHPWLKIDSEGFPQLCKELIPLRPDPAILRAMQDIGFEAQEVKDSLDQKKFNQSMACYYLLEKQALQECDNPTRPHPCMTPFPTLDYPATSVRGLRSRGSEPRWLGSSSDSQGSDLGQTPSHGLVKRASWPGGLLCRPRQIAPTVELTHRISISDPCFSSVHSRGKKTINTESTEDKSSDSAEVKPVASRPWPKRFRGWLKNIRNGLMNLCCCIPSRKKPPLGHNRVVPQK, encoded by the coding sequence ATGAGCTTCGGGAGCAAACGGGCGTCAGAAAGGCTCCGATCTCAGGGCAGCTCTTGCACAGAGAGTTTCTGCTCTCAATATTTGGTTTTGAATACCATCGGCCATGGTTTCCACGCGGCCGTGAAGTTGGCCGTGCACCGCCTCACAGGTACCCCCGTGGCTGTCAAAATGATCCTCAAGAGACAACAGTGGTGCCAGCAGGTCACATCTGAGGTAGAAATCATGATGAGGATCAACCACCCAAATATTGTATCTCTCATACAAGTCATTGACACTGAAAAGATAACATACCTCATCATGGAGTTGGCCAAGGGGAACCAGCTTTATTCTCACATCAAAGAGGCTGGCCATCTGCAGGAGGATGAAGCACGGGGCATATTCAGACAATTATTAAGTGCTGTGGGATACTGCCATGAAGAAGGCATTATACACCGGGACCTTAAACCCGATAATCTGTTAGTCGATACCAAGGGAAGAATTAAAATCATTGATTTTGGTTCTGCCACTCAAGTGCGGCCTGGGCAAAAGTTGAGAACGCCCTATGGGACTTAtgcattttctgctcctgagctgTTACTCGGGAAATTTTATGAGGGCCCCAAGGTCGACGTGTGGGCCCTAGGAGTAATTCTTTATTATATGACAGTTGGAAAGGTCCCATTTGAGGCTGCCAGCATACCGCTACTCCGAAGGCAAATTGTGTTAGGGACGTGCGTTGTCCCACCTGGCCTGTCAGAAGAGCTACAAGACCTGCTGAGTCTTTTATTGAAAGTGAACTCCCAGCAGAGGCCcacaattcctgatcttttgacTCATCCCTGGCTTAAGATAGACTCAGAGGGGTTCCCACAACTTTGTAAGGAACTcatccccctcaggccagacccagcCATTCTTAGAGCAATGCAGGACATTGGATTTGAAGCCCAAGAGGTTAAAGACTCCCTCgatcagaagaaattcaaccaAAGTATGGCTTGTTATTACCTATTGGAAAAGCAGGCTCTTCAGGAGTGTGACAACCCAACCCGGCCTCATCCATGCATGACCCCATTCCCGACCCTTGATTACCCTGCTACTTCAGTGCGAGGGCTCAGAAGTCGAGGAAGCGAGCCTAGATGGCTCGGGTCATCCTCCGATAGTCAAGGTTCTGACCTCGGCCAGACTCCTAGTCATGGATTAGTCAAGAGGGCCAGTTGGCCTGGCGGTCTTCTCTGCAGGCCACGTCAGATAGCACCCACAGTGGAGCTAACCCACAGAATTTCTATTAGTGACCCCTGCTTTTCTTCAGTGcacagcagaggcaagaagaccaTCAACACTGAAAGCACAGAAGACAAATCCAGTGACTCAGCAGAGGTTAAGCCTGTCGCAAGCAGGCCCTGGCCCAAAAGATTTAGGGGGTGGCTCAAGAACATCCGAAATGGCCTGATGAACCTGTGTTGCTGCATTCCGTCCAGAAAAAAACCTCCCCTGGGGCATAACAGAGTTGTTCCCCAGAAATGA